The proteins below come from a single Zea mays cultivar B73 chromosome 8, Zm-B73-REFERENCE-NAM-5.0, whole genome shotgun sequence genomic window:
- the LOC103635266 gene encoding uncharacterized protein ycf36 gives MAAPIHARLLPLPLHPNPSPSLHASGTRRVPWPPRHRRRCFATPPSRNGSSSSPEIDWCPVPPDQLPVNEYEALAASLPFSWAAGGLRVYCSRLALTGAAVALFVGLPVAAFGGRGGAGGDALHLALGATGSGILAVTLAVVRMYLGWAYVGNRLLSATVEYEETGWYDGQIWVKTPEVLARDRLLGSFSVKPVLNRVKFTLVGLAGSLILCILLYVNTETPKEPYGNTGGRSIPGVYSDAAARSFEPDAFCGEPDLS, from the exons ATGGCCGCTCCCATCCACGCGCGTCTCCTCCCGCTCCCCTTGCACCCGAACCCAAGCCCCAGTCTCCACGCGAGCGGCACACGACGGGTGCCCTGGCCCccgcgccaccgccgccgctgcTTCGCGACGCCGCCGTCGCGGAACGGGAGCTCCTCCTCGCCGGAGATCGACTGGTGCCCGGTGCCGCCGGACCAGCTCCCCGTGAACGAGTACGAGGCGCTTGCGGCCTCCCTGCCCTTCTCCTGGGCGGCGGGGGGCCTCCGCGTCTACTGCTCCCGCCTCGCGCTCACGGGCGCCGCCGTCGCGCTCTTCGTCGGGCTCCCGGTCGCCGCCTTCGGGGGCCGCGGCGGGGCCGGCGGCGACGCTCTGCACCTCGCGCTCGGTGCCACGGGGTCCGGGATCCTCGCCGTCACGCTCGCTGTCGTGCGGATGTACCTCGGGTGGGCCTACGTCGGCAACCGCCTGCTCAGCGCCACAGTGGAGT ATGAGGAGACGGGATGGTATGATGGTCAG ATATGGGTTAAAACTCCAGAAGTTTTAGCTCGTGATCGGCTTCTAGGCTCATTTTCT GTCAAGCCTGTGCTAAACAGGGTGAAGTTCACCTTGGTGGGTCTGGCAGGCTCCCTGATCCTTTGCATTCTTCTGTACGTGAACACGGAAACCCCAAAGGAACCTTATGGAAATACAGGTGGAAGGTCTATCCCGGGAGTGTACAGCGACGCTGCTGCAAGGTCGTTTGAGCCCGATGCATTCTGTGGAGAACCTGATTTGTCGTAG